Sequence from the Streptomyces mobaraensis NBRC 13819 = DSM 40847 genome:
CAAGGCGTACAACTTGGACCAGGTGCTCGACGGCGAGCTGGACGCGGTCATCCAGGCGTGCGTCGACGCCGACTCGGCGGCCAAGCTGGCTGCCGCACAGTAGAGATCGCGTACGGAGTTGGTCATGGAGCGCAACAGGAGGAAGGTCCAGTGAACCTGCTGCTCGCCGAGGTGGCGCAGGCCACCCAGCGGCTGGCCGACGCCGGCGTGCCCTCCCCGCGCTTCGACGCGGAGGAGCTCGCGGCCTTCGTGCACGGCGTCAAACGGGGTGAGCTGCACCTGGTCGCCGACGCGGACTTCGACGCCCGCTACTGGGAGGCCGTCGCCCGCCGCGAGGCCCGCGAACCCCTCCAGCACATCACCGGGCGCGCCTTCTTCCGCTACCTGGAGCTCCAGGTCGGACCCGGCGTCTTCGTCCCCCGGCCGGAGACCGAATCGGTCGTCGGCTGGGCCATAGACGCGGTCCGCGCCATGGACGTCGTCGAACCCCTGATCGTCGACCTGTGCACCGGCTCCGGCGCCATCGCGCTGGCCCTGGCCCAGGAGGTGCCGCGGTCCCGCGTGCATGCCGTGGAGCTGGACGAGGGCGCCCTGTCGTGGGCGCGCAAGAACGTCGAGGGCTCGCGCGTCCAACTGCACCACGGGAACGCGCTCGACGCGCTCCCCGAGCTCGACGGCCAGGTCGACCTGGTCATCAGCAACCCGCCGTACATCCCGCTGACCGAGTGGGAGTACGTCGCCCCCGAGGCCCGCGACCACGACCCGCAGCTCGCGCTGTTCTCGGGCGAGGACGGTCTCGACACCATCCGCGGCCTGGAGCGCACCGCGCACCGGCTGCTCCGCCCCGGCGGCGTCGTCGTCATCGAGCACGCCGACACCCAGGGCGGCCAAGTGCCGTGGATCTTCACCGAGGAGCGGGGCTGGGCCGACGCGGCCGACCACCCCGACCTCAACAACAGGCCCCGGTTCGCGACGGCCCGGAAGGCCCTGCCGTGACCGCCACGGCACCCCAGACATCTGCCCCGTACGAGGAGGTTGGCTCAATGGCTCGGCGATACGACTGCGGCGACGCGACCGACCGCAGGACCGGTCTGCGCGAGGCGACCGCCGCGGTCCGCCGCGGCGAGCTGGTCGTGCTGCCCACCGACACCGTGTACGGCATCGGCGCGGACGCCTTCAGCCGCGACGCCGTCGGCGACCTCCTCCAGGCCAAGGGCCGCGGCCGGGGCATGCCCTCGCCGGTCCTCGTCGGCTCCCCGAACACCCTGCACGGGCTCGTCACCGACTTCTCCGAGCAGGCGTGGGAGCTCGTCGACGCCTTCTGGCCCGGTGCGCTCACCCTGGTCGCCAACCACCAGCCGTCGCTGACCTGGGACCTCGGCGAGACCCGCGGCACGGTCGCGGTGCGGATGCCGCTGCATCCCGTCGCCATCGAACTGCTCACCGAGTTCGGGCCGATGGCCGTCTCCAGCGCCAACCTCACCGGGCACCCGGCGCCGCAGACCTGCGACGCCGCCCAGGAGATGCTCGGCGACTCCGTCTCCGTCTACCTCGACGGCGGGCCCACCCCCGCGGACGTGCCGTCCTCGATCGTCGACGTCACCGGCAAGGTGCCGGTGCTGCTGCGGGCCGGCGCGATCAGCGCCGAGCAGCTCCGCGAGGTGGTACCCGACCTCGAGGTGGCGAATTGATCGCCCCGCAGGGGCGTGGCATAGCGGGACCGGAGACGAGCACCGACACCTTCCGCATCCTCCACGTCAGCACCGGCAACGTCTGCCGCTCGCCCATCACCGAGCGGCTGACCCGCCATGCCCTCTCCGAGCGCCTCGGCGACCCGGACGCGGGCGGGCTGGTGGTGGAGAGCGCCGGCACCTGGGGGCACGAGGGTGCCCCCATGGAGGCCCACGCCGCCACCGTGCTGACCGACTTCGGCGCGGACCCGCACGGGTTCACCGGGCGGGAACTGCTGGACGAGCACGTCATCCGGGCGGATTTGGTGCTCACCGCTACGCGTGATCACCGGGCTCAGGTCATCTCGATGGGGCACTCGGCCGGGTTGCGGACCTTCACGTTGAAGGAGTTCACGCGGCTGGTGCGGGCGATTGATCCGACGACCTTGCCCGCTCCGGACGGGGCCGGTGGGGTCGTCGAGCGCGCCCGTGCTCTGGTGCAGGCGGCTGCCGCGTTGCGGGGGTGGTTGCTGGCGCCCGACGCGGAGGCGGATGAGGTGCATGATCCGTACGGGGCGCCGATCACGTTCTTCCGCTCGATCGGCGAGGAGATCCAGGTGGCGCTGGATCCTGTGGTGACCGCCCTGACCGGGGTCCCGGCGGGTTGAGGGAGCCCCGGTCCCTCCCTCTCACCGTTTCCTGGGGCTGCGCCCCAGACCCCCCTTTTTCGCGGCTTCGCCGCTCGTCCTCAAACGCCGGACGGGCTGAAAGCGCCAGCTCAGGCACCATTCAGCCCGTCCGGCGTTTGAGGACAGCGCGCGCAGCGCGCTTGGGGGTGCGGGGGCGCAGCCCCCGTAAGAAACGGTCAAAGGGCGGGACCGGGGCACCCTGCACGCGGCCCGCACCCGGCCTACATTGGGAGTGAGCACAGCGCTCACCCCCACCGCACGGAGCCCCCGATGCCCGTCACCGACACAGCGGCCGACGCGCTCACGCGTCAGGATCCCGAGATCGCCGGCATCATCCTCGCCGAGACGAGACGGCAGTCCGCGGGGCTCCAGCTGATCGCGGCGGAGAACTTCGCCTCGCCCGCCGTGCTGGAAGCACTCGGCTCGCCGTTGGTGAACAAGTACGCCGAGGGCTACCCGGGAGCCCGGCACCACGGCGGGTGCGAGGTCGTGGACATGGCCGAGCGGGTGGCCGTGGAGCGGGCCAGGGCGCTGTTCGGGGCGGAGCACGCCAATGTGCAGCCGCACTCGGGCTCGGCGGCCGTGCTGGCCGCGTACGCCGCGCTGCTGGCCCCGGGGGACCGCGTGCTGGCGATGGGGCTGCGGGAGGGCGGGCACCTCACGCACGGGTCGCCGGCGAACTTCTCGGGGCGGTGGTTCGAGTTCACGGGGTACGGGGTCCGCGCGGACACCGGGCTCATCGACTACGACCGGGTGCGGGAGCTGGCCCTGGACCGCCGCCCGCGGGCGATCGTCTGCGGGTCCATCGCCTACCCGCGCCACCCGGACTACGCCCGCTTCCGGGAGATCGCCGACGAGGTGGACGCGCTGCTGATCGTGGACGCCGCGCACCCCATCGGCCTGGTCGCCGGGGGAGCGGCGCCGAGCCCCGTGCCGTACGCGGACGTGGTGTGCGCCACCACGCACAAGGTGCTGCGCGGGCCGCGCGGCGGGATGCTGCTGTGCGGCGGGCGGCTCGGGGACCGGGTCGACCGGGCGGTGTTCCCGTTCACGCAGGGCGGCGCCCAGATGCATACCGTGGCCGCGAAGGCCGTCGCCTTCGGGGAGGCCGCGACGCCGGCGTTCGCCGCGTACGTCCGGCAGGTGGTGGCCAACGCCCGGGCGCTCGCGGCCGGTCTGGCCGAGCAGGGGCTCGCCGTCGCCACCGGCGGGACGGACACCCACCTCGTCGTCGTGGACGTGACCGGGCTCGGGCTGGACGGCGTCCGGGCGCGCGGCCGGCTGGCGGCGGCCGGC
This genomic interval carries:
- the prmC gene encoding peptide chain release factor N(5)-glutamine methyltransferase, encoding MNLLLAEVAQATQRLADAGVPSPRFDAEELAAFVHGVKRGELHLVADADFDARYWEAVARREAREPLQHITGRAFFRYLELQVGPGVFVPRPETESVVGWAIDAVRAMDVVEPLIVDLCTGSGAIALALAQEVPRSRVHAVELDEGALSWARKNVEGSRVQLHHGNALDALPELDGQVDLVISNPPYIPLTEWEYVAPEARDHDPQLALFSGEDGLDTIRGLERTAHRLLRPGGVVVIEHADTQGGQVPWIFTEERGWADAADHPDLNNRPRFATARKALP
- a CDS encoding L-threonylcarbamoyladenylate synthase, whose protein sequence is MARRYDCGDATDRRTGLREATAAVRRGELVVLPTDTVYGIGADAFSRDAVGDLLQAKGRGRGMPSPVLVGSPNTLHGLVTDFSEQAWELVDAFWPGALTLVANHQPSLTWDLGETRGTVAVRMPLHPVAIELLTEFGPMAVSSANLTGHPAPQTCDAAQEMLGDSVSVYLDGGPTPADVPSSIVDVTGKVPVLLRAGAISAEQLREVVPDLEVAN
- a CDS encoding low molecular weight phosphatase family protein, with amino-acid sequence MIAPQGRGIAGPETSTDTFRILHVSTGNVCRSPITERLTRHALSERLGDPDAGGLVVESAGTWGHEGAPMEAHAATVLTDFGADPHGFTGRELLDEHVIRADLVLTATRDHRAQVISMGHSAGLRTFTLKEFTRLVRAIDPTTLPAPDGAGGVVERARALVQAAAALRGWLLAPDAEADEVHDPYGAPITFFRSIGEEIQVALDPVVTALTGVPAG
- the glyA gene encoding serine hydroxymethyltransferase, which gives rise to MPVTDTAADALTRQDPEIAGIILAETRRQSAGLQLIAAENFASPAVLEALGSPLVNKYAEGYPGARHHGGCEVVDMAERVAVERARALFGAEHANVQPHSGSAAVLAAYAALLAPGDRVLAMGLREGGHLTHGSPANFSGRWFEFTGYGVRADTGLIDYDRVRELALDRRPRAIVCGSIAYPRHPDYARFREIADEVDALLIVDAAHPIGLVAGGAAPSPVPYADVVCATTHKVLRGPRGGMLLCGGRLGDRVDRAVFPFTQGGAQMHTVAAKAVAFGEAATPAFAAYVRQVVANARALAAGLAEQGLAVATGGTDTHLVVVDVTGLGLDGVRARGRLAAAGIVLDVCGLGHGASRGLRLGTAAVTTQGMREPEMARVAALTGAALRGDGDVARLREAVAELALAFPPYPALA